In a genomic window of Streptomyces sp. NBC_01231:
- a CDS encoding toxin produces MRRKKEMRRLAGVLIGPMRVPVPADPGALFDALVDSVSRWRGRAVVVRREVFPPHTASGLWLEGDTQDIVVVDRRAAPWHQIVIFCHEVWHMYQRDTDAPSPTGDGPPRTVAARTDFSLDDEQEADRFGMLMGGRLRPWLEAPSAPDPGAGDDAQDIAGRIGAALNYRGTRQ; encoded by the coding sequence ATGCGCCGGAAGAAGGAGATGCGCCGCCTCGCCGGTGTCCTCATCGGCCCGATGCGCGTCCCGGTACCCGCCGATCCCGGGGCGCTGTTCGACGCCCTCGTCGACTCCGTCAGCCGGTGGCGGGGCCGTGCGGTCGTGGTGCGCCGGGAGGTCTTCCCGCCTCACACCGCGAGCGGGCTGTGGCTGGAGGGCGACACCCAGGACATCGTCGTCGTCGACAGACGGGCCGCCCCGTGGCACCAGATCGTGATCTTCTGTCATGAGGTGTGGCACATGTACCAGCGGGACACCGACGCCCCGTCGCCGACCGGGGACGGTCCTCCCCGGACCGTCGCCGCGCGCACCGACTTCAGCCTGGACGACGAGCAGGAGGCCGACCGCTTCGGCATGCTGATGGGGGGGCGGCTGCGGCCCTGGCTGGAGGCCCCCTCGGCCCCCGACCCGGGGGCGGGCGACGACGCCCAGGACATCGCCGGACGCATCGGCGCCGCGCTCAACTACCGCGGAACCCGACAATGA
- a CDS encoding FAD-dependent monooxygenase: protein MTRRAVVIGAGLAGMLAAAALSGTADEVIVLDRDDLPDGPDHRKGLPQGRHAHLLMAGGLAAMEDLVPGVSMRRHLLDAGAHDIPLGSGLVALTPEGWMRRWRHDGPHMLACSRALLDWAVRTAVLEHTEVEVRRAQVLELTGQNGRVTGVRLSTPQGETELDAAFVVDASGRGSRVIHWLEGLGVTDVHERTVDSGLVNATRVYRVPEGAERFPLTVVQADPYVNRPGRSGMVLPIEGGRWMVSLAGTRGGEPPADPEGFLQYTLDLPHPIVGRLISGAEPLTDVHISRSTSNVRRYLEKVPRWPEGFVVLGDALATFNPAYGQGMAVAALGARFLGDEVRRAGLGSAGLARRVQRGAARSVDAAWALAVGQDVWYPQTRGARPNAGDRLVTRYSRRLTRAATGSYRAAAALWDVTSLTAGPERLLHPATVLAVLNGSLLPPLREPPLSAGEREVLRGLERMAV, encoded by the coding sequence ATGACGCGGAGAGCTGTCGTCATCGGTGCCGGCCTGGCCGGCATGCTGGCCGCGGCCGCGCTGTCGGGTACCGCGGACGAAGTGATCGTCCTGGACCGCGACGACCTGCCCGACGGACCCGACCACCGCAAGGGACTCCCGCAGGGCCGGCACGCCCATCTGCTGATGGCGGGGGGCCTCGCCGCCATGGAGGACCTGGTGCCCGGCGTCAGCATGCGCCGGCACCTGCTCGACGCGGGCGCCCACGACATACCCCTCGGTTCCGGCCTGGTGGCGCTCACCCCGGAGGGCTGGATGCGGCGCTGGCGTCACGACGGTCCCCATATGCTCGCGTGCAGCCGGGCGTTGCTGGACTGGGCGGTGCGCACGGCGGTGCTGGAGCACACCGAGGTCGAGGTGCGCCGGGCGCAGGTTCTCGAACTCACCGGACAGAACGGGCGGGTTACCGGGGTACGACTGTCGACTCCTCAGGGAGAGACGGAACTTGACGCCGCGTTCGTGGTCGACGCCAGTGGTCGCGGTTCGCGTGTCATCCACTGGCTGGAGGGCCTCGGCGTCACGGACGTCCATGAACGGACCGTGGACTCCGGGCTCGTCAACGCCACCCGGGTCTATCGCGTGCCCGAGGGCGCCGAGCGGTTCCCGCTGACGGTCGTGCAGGCCGACCCGTACGTGAACCGGCCGGGGCGCAGCGGGATGGTGCTGCCCATCGAGGGCGGCCGGTGGATGGTGAGCCTGGCCGGCACCCGCGGCGGTGAACCCCCGGCCGACCCGGAGGGATTCCTCCAGTACACCCTCGACCTGCCGCACCCCATCGTCGGGCGGCTCATCTCCGGTGCGGAGCCGCTGACCGACGTGCACATCAGCCGCAGCACCTCCAATGTCCGGCGCTATCTGGAGAAGGTGCCGCGCTGGCCGGAGGGGTTCGTGGTGCTCGGGGACGCGCTGGCCACGTTCAATCCGGCGTACGGGCAGGGGATGGCGGTGGCCGCGCTGGGGGCGCGGTTCCTGGGGGACGAGGTGCGGCGGGCCGGGCTGGGGTCCGCCGGGCTGGCGCGGCGGGTGCAGCGGGGGGCGGCGCGGTCGGTGGACGCGGCCTGGGCGTTGGCCGTGGGACAGGACGTCTGGTATCCGCAGACCCGAGGCGCGCGGCCGAACGCGGGAGACCGGCTGGTCACGCGGTACTCGCGGCGCCTGACGAGGGCGGCGACAGGGTCGTACCGGGCCGCCGCCGCGTTGTGGGACGTGACCAGCCTGACGGCCGGTCCGGAGCGGTTGCTGCACCCGGCGACCGTGCTGGCGGTGCTCAACGGCTCCCTGCTGCCGCCGCTGCGGGAGCCGCCGTTGAGTGCCGGGGAGCGGGAGGTTCTGCGGGGGCTGGAGCGGATGGCGGTGTGA
- a CDS encoding SMP-30/gluconolactonase/LRE family protein: MTYAFEVAVRAEATLGEGPTWDVAAGRLIWIDILGSRINTYDPLSGRRTTRTTEQHVGAVKPRANGGLVLNLRDGVGLLDPDDTFRWLRHEPVPGRRANDAAVAPDGSLWAGTMRYDEAAGGGTLSRISGDGTADVVLDDVAVSNGTGWSPDGRLMYYIDSPTRRVDVFDFTDGRTRARRTLVEIEDGAGFPDGLTVDAEGCVWVALWDGAAVRRYTPAGELDRVIGLPTPRVTACAFGGPDLTDLYITTARVGLDAPHPLAGSLLVVPGAGKGLPQPAFAG, translated from the coding sequence ATGACGTACGCGTTCGAGGTGGCGGTCCGCGCGGAGGCGACCCTGGGAGAGGGCCCGACCTGGGACGTGGCGGCGGGCAGGCTGATCTGGATCGACATCCTGGGTTCCCGGATCAACACGTACGACCCGCTGTCCGGCCGCCGCACGACCCGCACGACCGAGCAGCACGTCGGCGCGGTGAAGCCACGCGCGAACGGCGGCCTGGTCCTCAACCTGAGGGACGGCGTGGGTCTCCTGGACCCCGACGACACCTTCCGCTGGCTGCGCCACGAGCCCGTCCCCGGCCGCCGCGCCAACGACGCCGCCGTCGCCCCCGACGGCTCCCTGTGGGCCGGCACCATGCGCTACGACGAGGCAGCCGGCGGCGGCACGCTGTCCCGGATATCCGGCGACGGCACGGCCGACGTGGTCCTCGACGACGTGGCGGTCAGCAACGGCACGGGCTGGAGCCCCGACGGCCGCCTGATGTACTACATCGACTCGCCGACCCGGCGCGTGGACGTCTTCGACTTCACGGACGGACGGACCCGCGCGCGTAGGACCCTGGTGGAGATCGAGGACGGCGCGGGCTTCCCCGACGGCCTCACGGTCGACGCCGAAGGCTGTGTGTGGGTGGCCCTGTGGGACGGCGCCGCGGTACGCCGCTACACCCCGGCCGGTGAGCTGGACCGCGTGATCGGACTCCCGACCCCCCGGGTGACGGCCTGCGCGTTCGGCGGCCCCGACCTGACCGACCTGTACATCACGACGGCCCGGGTCGGCCTGGACGCGCCCCACCCGCTGGCGGGGTCGCTGCTGGTGGTCCCGGGCGCGGGCAAGGGCCTGCCGCAACCGGCCTTCGCGGGCTGA
- a CDS encoding IclR family transcriptional regulator, which yields MGRLVPAVTRALDILELFLDGDGTLSAPDIVRRLQLPRTTVHELVTTLAARSYIVQVPGQPGRYRLGVRPYQLGSRYAEQLDLAAEGQQVARSVAETCDETVHVAILEGTDVIYIAKVDSTHAVRMVSAAGRRLPAHCTSVGKMLLASLPDHELSARIPEGAALVAMTANSITDPDALREALAGIRQRGIAVENQESNPDVSCVAAPVQDRTGRVVAALSISVPMIRWSDERRGELEQLAAKGAAELSERLGHRRVA from the coding sequence GTGGGACGCCTTGTACCTGCGGTGACCCGGGCTCTCGACATTCTTGAGCTCTTCCTCGACGGGGACGGGACGCTCTCCGCCCCCGACATCGTGCGCAGGCTGCAGCTGCCGCGCACCACCGTGCACGAGCTGGTCACCACTCTCGCCGCCCGGTCCTACATCGTCCAGGTGCCGGGCCAGCCGGGACGCTACCGCCTCGGGGTGCGCCCGTACCAGCTCGGGAGCAGGTACGCCGAACAGCTGGACCTCGCCGCTGAGGGGCAGCAGGTCGCCCGCTCGGTCGCCGAGACCTGCGACGAGACGGTGCACGTGGCCATCCTGGAGGGCACCGACGTCATCTACATCGCCAAGGTGGACTCCACGCACGCCGTGCGCATGGTCTCCGCGGCGGGGCGGCGACTGCCCGCCCACTGCACCTCCGTCGGCAAGATGCTGCTGGCCTCCCTGCCCGACCACGAGCTCTCCGCCCGCATCCCGGAAGGCGCCGCCCTGGTCGCGATGACGGCCAACAGCATCACCGACCCGGACGCCCTGCGCGAGGCCCTCGCCGGGATCCGGCAGCGCGGGATCGCCGTCGAGAACCAGGAGTCCAACCCGGACGTCTCCTGCGTGGCCGCGCCGGTGCAGGACCGCACCGGCCGGGTCGTCGCCGCGCTGTCCATCTCCGTACCGATGATCCGCTGGAGCGACGAGCGCCGCGGCGAACTGGAGCAGCTCGCCGCCAAGGGCGCCGCCGAGCTGTCGGAGCGCCTCGGCCACCGGAGGGTGGCATGA
- a CDS encoding glycine-rich protein, whose amino-acid sequence MKRDSLLTRRVRLRRGATAVALAALGAGGGWAAVPVAAADSAVVGSACVPTTGFTGCRLYDFTGDKADFRVPSGVTALDVRAWGQGGDGSALAFGGAGGYTAGALKVTPGETLSVAVAGRGFGDARGGAAGSVSAGDGGNSTAIRTSDGEALVIAAGGGGAAHGRGPDRQGYAGAAGGEKGQDASESAYGGKGADTGTAGAGGGNGASGGNTSAGGRGGNGGKGGGGGGGAGYAGGGGGAGAPDIAETGSGGGGSSYADPGRVSGVRLLTGDQWKPAAKDDPYWAPNSDPVTSGIGEGGVTSTPGGNGRAVIQWKSAVAPATLSPVSAPEQSVEPGYEVPPTTAVVRDKDGKPVEGVSVKFTIDDPLKRDLIFGTRENRTSVVLATDAQGRVQTPTISTGSRKGDFTIHATTPGGLSTDFVVHVRNLANEVKVLEGDEQQAEPGQPFPDVLQAVVTDEGKPAAGVKVNFRVDGHGTGLPKFEGKYAGTQETADDEGTASSRKLVADDELGTYTVTASVDGGASATFTVEVVEKVETDPSASPSASPSPSPSGSADGVTGGTGDDNGSGGTGTGGTGTGGSGDNSSPLSGALAGTGASGIGLMLGVAAALAALGVVAVRFSPRLRVRLQNRR is encoded by the coding sequence ATGAAGCGGGATTCCCTTTTAACGCGCCGGGTCCGTCTGAGACGCGGCGCGACGGCGGTCGCCCTGGCGGCGCTGGGCGCGGGGGGCGGCTGGGCAGCGGTGCCGGTCGCGGCGGCCGACAGCGCGGTCGTCGGCAGCGCGTGCGTGCCGACGACGGGCTTCACGGGCTGCCGGCTGTACGACTTCACCGGCGACAAGGCCGACTTCCGGGTCCCGTCCGGCGTGACCGCGCTGGATGTGCGGGCGTGGGGGCAGGGCGGGGACGGCAGCGCCCTGGCGTTCGGCGGGGCGGGCGGCTACACCGCCGGGGCACTGAAGGTCACGCCCGGTGAGACGCTGTCCGTCGCGGTGGCCGGCCGCGGTTTCGGCGACGCGCGCGGCGGCGCCGCCGGGAGCGTCTCCGCCGGCGACGGCGGCAACAGCACCGCCATCCGCACGAGCGACGGTGAGGCGCTCGTCATCGCCGCCGGTGGTGGCGGTGCGGCACACGGCCGCGGCCCGGACCGCCAGGGCTACGCCGGTGCCGCCGGCGGTGAGAAGGGGCAGGACGCCTCCGAGTCGGCCTACGGCGGCAAGGGCGCCGACACGGGCACCGCCGGCGCGGGCGGCGGCAACGGCGCCTCGGGTGGCAACACCTCCGCCGGCGGCCGCGGCGGCAACGGTGGGAAGGGCGGCGGTGGCGGCGGCGGTGCCGGCTACGCGGGCGGCGGCGGTGGCGCCGGAGCGCCCGACATCGCCGAGACCGGCAGCGGCGGTGGCGGCTCCAGCTACGCGGACCCGGGCCGGGTGAGCGGCGTACGGCTGCTGACCGGCGACCAGTGGAAGCCGGCCGCGAAGGACGACCCGTACTGGGCGCCCAACTCCGACCCGGTGACCTCGGGGATCGGCGAGGGCGGCGTCACCAGCACCCCTGGTGGCAACGGCCGCGCGGTGATCCAGTGGAAGAGCGCCGTCGCGCCCGCGACACTGAGCCCCGTCTCCGCCCCGGAGCAGTCCGTCGAGCCGGGTTACGAGGTCCCGCCGACGACCGCGGTGGTCCGGGACAAGGACGGCAAGCCGGTCGAGGGCGTCTCGGTGAAGTTCACGATCGACGACCCCTTGAAGCGGGACCTGATCTTCGGCACGCGCGAGAACAGGACGTCCGTCGTGCTGGCGACCGACGCCCAGGGCCGCGTCCAGACGCCGACCATCTCCACCGGCAGCAGGAAGGGCGACTTCACCATCCACGCGACGACGCCGGGCGGCCTGTCGACGGACTTCGTCGTCCACGTGCGGAACCTGGCGAACGAGGTGAAGGTCCTCGAGGGCGACGAGCAGCAGGCCGAGCCCGGCCAGCCGTTCCCCGACGTGCTCCAGGCCGTGGTGACCGACGAGGGCAAGCCGGCCGCCGGCGTGAAGGTGAACTTCCGCGTCGACGGCCACGGCACGGGGCTCCCCAAGTTCGAGGGCAAGTACGCGGGCACCCAGGAGACGGCCGACGACGAGGGCACGGCCAGCTCGCGGAAGCTGGTCGCCGATGACGAGCTCGGCACGTACACCGTCACCGCGTCCGTCGACGGCGGCGCGTCCGCGACCTTCACCGTCGAGGTCGTCGAGAAGGTCGAGACCGACCCGTCCGCGTCGCCCAGCGCCAGTCCCTCCCCCAGCCCGTCCGGCTCCGCCGACGGCGTCACGGGCGGCACGGGAGACGACAACGGTTCCGGCGGCACCGGGACCGGCGGCACCGGGACCGGCGGCTCCGGCGACAACTCCTCGCCGCTCTCGGGCGCCCTGGCCGGCACCGGCGCGAGCGGCATCGGCCTGATGCTGGGCGTGGCGGCGGCCCTCGCCGCACTGGGTGTCGTGGCGGTCCGTTTCTCGCCGCGGCTGCGGGTGCGGTTGCAGAACCGCCGGTGA
- a CDS encoding helix-turn-helix domain-containing protein, which produces MTARPATITRSAWHDVPRHQVRQFAAIALAETPALAEEILREIRREYPHLPVVLDESGEPMALVGIRRAIEVFVQHLENADYSAGRPTVPPGVFQEFGRGEGLDGRSLDSLQAIYRMGVRLAWRCFADIGQRVEIPPPAMYELVDAGYEYLDKLVDQSVRGYAEAAARQAGERLRLQRRLMELLLAEHHRGDPADALTERAARIGWPLPEKVAVGVLLRPAREAVAPAVGQGVGQGVLLDMDYEQPRMVVPEPDAGGRPELLHRALTGWAGAIGPPVPLADAAKSLRWAEAAVRLMERRLLPAGEVLYCTEHTEALVLLQPEELLDDLALRCLAPLTHCGPTHGRRLAETLLAWLETRGGAPEVAARLGVHPQTVRYRLRQIRELWGPEIDDPDRRFELELVLRAQRLRGILGETRGLGGT; this is translated from the coding sequence GTGACGGCCCGCCCGGCAACCATCACCCGCTCGGCCTGGCACGACGTCCCCCGGCACCAGGTGCGCCAGTTCGCGGCGATCGCGTTGGCCGAGACGCCCGCACTCGCCGAGGAGATCCTGCGCGAGATCCGCCGCGAGTACCCCCATCTGCCCGTCGTCCTCGACGAGTCGGGCGAGCCGATGGCACTGGTCGGCATCCGCCGCGCCATCGAGGTCTTCGTCCAGCACCTCGAGAACGCCGACTACTCGGCGGGCCGTCCGACCGTGCCGCCCGGCGTCTTCCAGGAGTTCGGCCGGGGCGAGGGACTCGACGGCCGCAGCCTGGACTCCCTCCAGGCGATCTACCGCATGGGCGTACGGCTGGCCTGGCGCTGTTTCGCCGACATCGGCCAGCGCGTCGAGATCCCGCCGCCGGCGATGTACGAACTGGTCGACGCGGGCTACGAGTACCTGGACAAACTGGTCGACCAGTCCGTACGGGGCTACGCGGAGGCGGCGGCCCGCCAGGCGGGGGAGCGATTACGTCTGCAGCGCCGCCTGATGGAGCTGCTGCTCGCCGAGCACCACCGGGGCGACCCGGCCGACGCCCTCACCGAGCGGGCCGCCCGGATCGGCTGGCCACTGCCGGAGAAGGTCGCCGTCGGCGTGCTGCTGCGGCCGGCGCGGGAAGCGGTCGCGCCCGCCGTGGGGCAGGGGGTGGGGCAGGGGGTGCTGCTGGACATGGACTACGAGCAGCCGCGCATGGTCGTGCCCGAGCCGGACGCGGGCGGCCGCCCCGAGTTGCTGCACCGGGCGCTGACGGGATGGGCGGGAGCGATCGGCCCCCCGGTCCCCCTCGCCGACGCGGCGAAGTCACTGCGCTGGGCCGAGGCGGCCGTACGGCTGATGGAACGGCGGCTGCTTCCGGCGGGCGAGGTCCTGTACTGCACCGAGCACACGGAGGCGCTGGTCCTGCTCCAGCCCGAGGAGCTCCTCGACGACCTCGCCCTGCGCTGCCTCGCCCCCCTCACCCACTGCGGTCCCACCCACGGACGGCGGCTCGCGGAGACCTTGCTGGCGTGGCTGGAGACGCGGGGCGGGGCGCCCGAGGTGGCGGCCCGGCTGGGGGTCCATCCGCAGACGGTCCGCTACCGGCTCCGACAGATCCGCGAGCTGTGGGGCCCCGAGATCGACGACCCGGACCGGCGCTTCGAACTCGAACTGGTGCTGCGGGCACAGCGGTTGCGGGGGATCCTGGGGGAGACGAGAGGGCTGGGCGGGACGTGA
- a CDS encoding DUF3068 domain-containing protein produces MRRTVSPLCLILLGLGTFLLVLAPLLAWYVQPRAAVNPLDIDTTAVYEGTGSVFDTEKLKTVPDQRITVTQRVRGNVAESERSGRAAVWDVTTTVDTDKSLPAADPHDALEFVPHRWVMDRRTTKPVHCCREKPYIEGEAYLKFPFDVRKRSYQWWDNSLGSTVTLRYRGTEKVQGYTGYRFTGTVPPSKVGTRLVPGSIVDQAGRPQVLAEEWYSNHGVELVVDQATGRVIYAQVGPKRTLRAPGAKKDAVVLLDSRKIAFTTGTQKEAVRQASRDSGQLRTVGETLPIGAAVAGFVLTVAGGVLVVRGRKRPDSQETPDPSRVPLTM; encoded by the coding sequence ATGCGCCGTACCGTGTCACCTCTTTGTCTGATTCTGCTGGGCCTCGGCACGTTTCTGCTGGTCCTGGCACCTCTGCTCGCCTGGTACGTCCAGCCACGAGCAGCCGTGAACCCCCTCGACATCGACACCACCGCCGTCTACGAGGGCACCGGCAGCGTCTTCGACACCGAGAAGCTGAAGACCGTGCCCGACCAGCGGATCACCGTCACGCAGCGGGTGCGGGGCAATGTGGCCGAGAGTGAACGCAGCGGCCGGGCCGCCGTGTGGGACGTGACGACCACGGTCGACACCGACAAGTCGCTGCCGGCCGCCGATCCGCACGACGCCCTGGAGTTCGTCCCGCACCGCTGGGTGATGGACCGCAGGACCACGAAGCCGGTGCACTGCTGCCGGGAGAAGCCGTACATCGAGGGCGAGGCCTATCTGAAGTTCCCCTTCGACGTGCGCAAACGCTCCTACCAGTGGTGGGACAACTCCCTGGGATCCACGGTCACCTTGCGCTACCGGGGTACCGAGAAGGTCCAGGGGTACACGGGTTACCGGTTCACCGGCACGGTCCCGCCGTCGAAGGTGGGCACCAGGCTGGTGCCGGGCAGCATCGTCGACCAGGCCGGCCGGCCGCAGGTGCTGGCCGAGGAGTGGTACTCCAACCATGGCGTCGAGCTGGTCGTCGACCAGGCCACCGGCCGGGTGATCTACGCACAGGTGGGCCCGAAGCGCACGCTGCGGGCACCCGGCGCCAAGAAGGACGCGGTGGTGCTGCTGGACAGCCGGAAGATCGCCTTCACCACCGGCACCCAGAAGGAGGCGGTGCGGCAGGCCAGTCGGGACAGCGGTCAACTGCGCACGGTGGGCGAGACGTTGCCGATCGGTGCGGCTGTGGCCGGATTCGTCCTGACGGTCGCGGGGGGCGTTTTGGTGGTACGAGGACGTAAGCGCCCCGATTCACAGGAAACACCCGATCCATCCCGAGTTCCGCTCACGATGTGA
- a CDS encoding glycosyltransferase family 4 protein, which translates to MPQHVPSSVRAASPRASQHPSALPPPPRRIVFLAHRDLDNPAAGGSELLVDRLADGLTRLGHQVTLLCGGPASYRDYRVVSAGGEFGHYLRARSAFTRQVGDCDLLVEVCNGMPYLAPLWHRGPTLRLVNHVHTDLWTMRFGGPLAPAARIGRRLEHWALAGAARHRGLLVAVSPSTAHALRGIGVDRDRIRVVHNGVEEPGPRAERSPEPLFVAVGRLVEYKRIDLLLRLWERVRPVTGGRLLIVGDGPERQHLEQLAGPGVEFTGHVSEAEKHRLLCAAWLLLHPSAVEGWGLVVTEAAVRQTPSIAFDVPGLRDSVVDGETGVLAHGESSFAAAWCALTLSGHRRELMGRAARDRAGRYRWDRTVRQFRAVAGETVRSWPP; encoded by the coding sequence ATGCCCCAGCACGTGCCGTCTTCGGTGCGCGCCGCCTCCCCCAGGGCGTCGCAGCACCCCTCGGCGCTCCCCCCACCTCCGCGCCGCATCGTTTTCCTCGCCCATCGAGATCTGGACAACCCTGCCGCCGGCGGCTCCGAGCTGCTGGTCGACCGGCTCGCCGACGGACTGACCCGGCTCGGCCACCAGGTGACCCTGCTGTGCGGCGGGCCGGCCTCGTACCGCGACTACCGGGTCGTGTCGGCGGGCGGCGAGTTCGGCCACTATCTGCGCGCCCGTTCCGCCTTCACCCGTCAGGTCGGCGACTGCGACCTGCTGGTCGAGGTCTGCAACGGGATGCCCTATCTCGCGCCCCTCTGGCACCGCGGCCCCACCCTGCGCCTGGTCAACCACGTCCACACCGACCTGTGGACGATGCGGTTCGGCGGCCCGCTGGCCCCGGCCGCCCGGATCGGCCGAAGACTCGAACACTGGGCGCTGGCCGGTGCCGCCCGGCACCGGGGCCTGCTGGTCGCCGTCTCCCCCTCCACGGCCCACGCGCTGCGCGGGATCGGCGTCGACCGCGACCGCATCCGGGTCGTGCACAACGGGGTCGAGGAGCCGGGCCCGCGTGCCGAGCGCTCCCCCGAGCCGCTGTTCGTCGCGGTGGGCCGGCTCGTCGAGTACAAGCGGATCGATCTGCTGCTGAGACTGTGGGAGCGGGTGCGGCCGGTCACCGGCGGTCGGCTGCTGATCGTCGGCGACGGACCCGAGCGGCAGCACCTGGAGCAACTCGCCGGTCCCGGCGTGGAGTTCACCGGCCATGTCTCCGAGGCGGAGAAGCACCGCCTGCTGTGCGCGGCCTGGCTGCTGCTGCACCCCTCCGCGGTGGAGGGGTGGGGCCTGGTGGTCACCGAGGCGGCGGTGCGGCAGACTCCGTCGATCGCCTTCGACGTGCCCGGCCTGCGCGACTCGGTGGTGGACGGCGAGACGGGCGTCCTCGCCCACGGTGAGTCCTCCTTCGCCGCTGCCTGGTGCGCGTTGACGCTGTCGGGACACCGGCGGGAGCTGATGGGCAGGGCGGCTCGTGACCGGGCGGGGCGCTATCGCTGGGATCGGACGGTGAGACAGTTCCGGGCGGTGGCGGGTGAGACGGTCCGGAGCTGGCCGCCGTGA